A single region of the Nomia melanderi isolate GNS246 chromosome 12, iyNomMela1, whole genome shotgun sequence genome encodes:
- the LOC116433650 gene encoding uncharacterized protein LOC116433650 isoform X2 — translation MPITFDNKASARNMTDLESIQLPIDMIIHILSYLPTSDRMSARLVNHSWREASLAMKFVDREALVLGRPRADNLCQVMEILQHSTRPFYHFIFREVELKINMPIWDQYGPHMKSLVLFGCDLSEKTLVEILKCCSSLKVLRISACRECLMSGKLLEDENDIKELSETLKNLHELNLDYNRFLSDALFNRLISICSNLESLNLMGCQISFHSGLYKKFYPQNSKTLPEASNSVLTFLNTLQYLKHQAYRLKHLNFGYTLIDGTALATLSSIEDLKLESLMLQGCYQLTIEGIRGLTEHQKCLKVLDISFCVRITDASLLCICKNLTKLEVFRIKRCRAVTDTGVQYIRLLRNLKELDISEDEQLTGDCITHGLCFNQKTDDSGIEENIELGNINFKSIGEYYDIEKTVQKKTMQIFSANALHLHEESIECICRSFPNLRVLELSYCCSGVTDKTIQMVFKELVHLQTLKISHCKKVSDVGLTGMGAGNHDERVENVQVVYKPEFTENRLRISLRSRAEEEIVRDANRKREVMKLCENVSRPLDIKSVFSLIRLKRLQELDLSGCNRITDVSLKHAFAFPELRILNLSQCQQVTHVGLDYLSRNNPAIEDLNLNQCHNISDIGISYLAQRLHRLKRLLIQACSQLTDHTLDSIKAYCKSLHYLDTRYCRGMTVAGLESLTHLIMYVDWIKYIDEIVSPESEVLPPPAPPLPSLPSLP, via the exons ATGCCGATAACGTTCGATAATAAGGCTTCTGCACGAAACATGACAGATCTGGAAAGTATTCAGTTACCAATAGAT atgattatacatatattatcgTACCTACCTACATCCGATAGGATGTCAGCAAGACTAGTCAATCACTCTTGGAGAGAGGCATCGCTCGCTATGAAATTTGTGGATCGAGAAGCATTAGTCCTTGGTCGACCACGCGCAGACAATTTATGTCAAGTAATGGAGATATTGCAACATTCTACACGACCATTTTATCACTTTATTTTTAGAGAAGTGGAGTTGAAAATAAACATGCCAATCTGGGATCAGTATGGACCCCATATGAAAAGTCTCGTATTGTTTGGCTGTGATTTAAGTGAGAAGACGCTTGTGGAGATTCTTAAATGCTGCAGTTCCTTGAAAGTGTTGCGTATAAGTGCCTGTAGAGAATGCTTGATGTCTGGTAAACTTTTGGAGGATGAAAATGACATAAAGGAACTCtctgaaacattaaaaaaccTACATGAACTTAATCTCGATTACAATAGATTTTTGAGCGATGCTTTATTTAACAGATTAATCTCCATCTGCTCGAACTTGGAATCCTTAAATCTTATGGGTTGTCAAATATCTTTTCACAGTGGATTGTACAAAAAGTTTTATCCTCAAAACTCAAAAACATTACCAGAAGCTTCAAACTCTGTTCTGACGTTTCTCAACACTTTACAGTACCTTAAACATCAAGCGTACAGATTGAAGCACTTGAATTTTGGATATACTCTAATAGATGGAACTGCTTTGGCCACTCTGTCATCTATAGAAGATTTAAAACTGGAATCATTAATGTTGCAAGGCTGTTATCAATTGACTATAGAAGGCATCAGGGGTCTAACTGAACATCAAAAATGTTTGAAGGTCCTTGATATTAGTTTCTGTGTAAGAATCACGGATGCTAGTTTACTTTGCATTTGCAAAAATCTGACAAAGTTAGAAGTATTCAGAATAAAAAGATGTCGTGCAGTCACCGACACAGGTGTACAGTATATTAGACTATTGAGAAACTTGAAGGAACTTGATATCTCGGAAGATGAACAGCTCACCGGAGATTGCATTACTCACGGACTTTGTTTCAATCAGAAAACAGATGACAGTGGTATTGAGGAAAACATCGAAttaggaaatataaatttcaaatctaTAGGCGAATATTATGATATTGAAAAGACTGTACAAAAGAAGACCATGCAGATATTCTCTGCAAATGCATTACACCTTCACGAAGAATCGATCGAATGTATATGCCGGTCGTTTCCTAATTTAAGAGTACTCGAGCTTAGTTACTGTTGCAGCGGTGTTACGGATAAAACGATACAG ATGGTATTTAAGGAACTTGTACATTtgcaaacattaaaaataagcCATTGCAAGAAGGTCAGTGATGTCGGCTTAACGGGTATGGGTGCTGGTAACCATGATGAACGAGTCGAAAACGTACAAGTTGTATATAAACCAGAATTTACAGAAAACAGATTGAGAATTAGTTTACGATCAAGGGCCGAAGAAGAAATAGTACGGGACGCAAATCGAAAACGGGAAGTAATGAAACTCTGTGAAAATGTGTCTAGACCTTTGGACATAAAATCTGTATTTTCGTTAATCAGACTGAAACGTCTTCAGGAATTAGATCTTTCCGGTTGCAATAGAATTACCGATGTTAGTTTAAAACACGCATTTGCTTTTCCAGAATTGAGAATCTTAAATTTGAGTCAATGTCAACAG GTGACGCATGTGGGACTAGATTATTTATCCAGGAACAATCCTGCAATCGAAGATTTGAATCTGAATCAATGTCATAATATATCAGACATTGGAATATCGTACCTAGCTCAGAGATTACATAGATTAAAACGGCTTCTTATACAA GCATGCTCACAGCTTACAGATCATACCCTTGATTCTATTAAAGCGTATTGCAAAAGTCTTCATTATTTGGACACTCGTTATTGTCGTGGAATGACCGTGGCTGGTCTCGAAAGTTTGACGCATCTTATTATGTACGTGGATTGGATAAAATACATCGACGAGATCGTTTCACCTGAAAGCGAGGTACTTCCACCACCAGCTCCACCATTACCGTCATTACCTTCTTTACCATAG
- the LOC116433650 gene encoding uncharacterized protein LOC116433650 isoform X1 — MSVTSSKRYESFNLPINARCSILMTLSFLFFVIVTYKYQMIIHILSYLPTSDRMSARLVNHSWREASLAMKFVDREALVLGRPRADNLCQVMEILQHSTRPFYHFIFREVELKINMPIWDQYGPHMKSLVLFGCDLSEKTLVEILKCCSSLKVLRISACRECLMSGKLLEDENDIKELSETLKNLHELNLDYNRFLSDALFNRLISICSNLESLNLMGCQISFHSGLYKKFYPQNSKTLPEASNSVLTFLNTLQYLKHQAYRLKHLNFGYTLIDGTALATLSSIEDLKLESLMLQGCYQLTIEGIRGLTEHQKCLKVLDISFCVRITDASLLCICKNLTKLEVFRIKRCRAVTDTGVQYIRLLRNLKELDISEDEQLTGDCITHGLCFNQKTDDSGIEENIELGNINFKSIGEYYDIEKTVQKKTMQIFSANALHLHEESIECICRSFPNLRVLELSYCCSGVTDKTIQMVFKELVHLQTLKISHCKKVSDVGLTGMGAGNHDERVENVQVVYKPEFTENRLRISLRSRAEEEIVRDANRKREVMKLCENVSRPLDIKSVFSLIRLKRLQELDLSGCNRITDVSLKHAFAFPELRILNLSQCQQVTHVGLDYLSRNNPAIEDLNLNQCHNISDIGISYLAQRLHRLKRLLIQACSQLTDHTLDSIKAYCKSLHYLDTRYCRGMTVAGLESLTHLIMYVDWIKYIDEIVSPESEVLPPPAPPLPSLPSLP, encoded by the exons ATGTCAGTGACAAGCAGTAAACGATACGAATCGTTTAACCTACCTATCAACGCTCGATGTTCTATTTTGATgacactttcatttttattctttgtCATCGTTACTTATAAATATCaa atgattatacatatattatcgTACCTACCTACATCCGATAGGATGTCAGCAAGACTAGTCAATCACTCTTGGAGAGAGGCATCGCTCGCTATGAAATTTGTGGATCGAGAAGCATTAGTCCTTGGTCGACCACGCGCAGACAATTTATGTCAAGTAATGGAGATATTGCAACATTCTACACGACCATTTTATCACTTTATTTTTAGAGAAGTGGAGTTGAAAATAAACATGCCAATCTGGGATCAGTATGGACCCCATATGAAAAGTCTCGTATTGTTTGGCTGTGATTTAAGTGAGAAGACGCTTGTGGAGATTCTTAAATGCTGCAGTTCCTTGAAAGTGTTGCGTATAAGTGCCTGTAGAGAATGCTTGATGTCTGGTAAACTTTTGGAGGATGAAAATGACATAAAGGAACTCtctgaaacattaaaaaaccTACATGAACTTAATCTCGATTACAATAGATTTTTGAGCGATGCTTTATTTAACAGATTAATCTCCATCTGCTCGAACTTGGAATCCTTAAATCTTATGGGTTGTCAAATATCTTTTCACAGTGGATTGTACAAAAAGTTTTATCCTCAAAACTCAAAAACATTACCAGAAGCTTCAAACTCTGTTCTGACGTTTCTCAACACTTTACAGTACCTTAAACATCAAGCGTACAGATTGAAGCACTTGAATTTTGGATATACTCTAATAGATGGAACTGCTTTGGCCACTCTGTCATCTATAGAAGATTTAAAACTGGAATCATTAATGTTGCAAGGCTGTTATCAATTGACTATAGAAGGCATCAGGGGTCTAACTGAACATCAAAAATGTTTGAAGGTCCTTGATATTAGTTTCTGTGTAAGAATCACGGATGCTAGTTTACTTTGCATTTGCAAAAATCTGACAAAGTTAGAAGTATTCAGAATAAAAAGATGTCGTGCAGTCACCGACACAGGTGTACAGTATATTAGACTATTGAGAAACTTGAAGGAACTTGATATCTCGGAAGATGAACAGCTCACCGGAGATTGCATTACTCACGGACTTTGTTTCAATCAGAAAACAGATGACAGTGGTATTGAGGAAAACATCGAAttaggaaatataaatttcaaatctaTAGGCGAATATTATGATATTGAAAAGACTGTACAAAAGAAGACCATGCAGATATTCTCTGCAAATGCATTACACCTTCACGAAGAATCGATCGAATGTATATGCCGGTCGTTTCCTAATTTAAGAGTACTCGAGCTTAGTTACTGTTGCAGCGGTGTTACGGATAAAACGATACAG ATGGTATTTAAGGAACTTGTACATTtgcaaacattaaaaataagcCATTGCAAGAAGGTCAGTGATGTCGGCTTAACGGGTATGGGTGCTGGTAACCATGATGAACGAGTCGAAAACGTACAAGTTGTATATAAACCAGAATTTACAGAAAACAGATTGAGAATTAGTTTACGATCAAGGGCCGAAGAAGAAATAGTACGGGACGCAAATCGAAAACGGGAAGTAATGAAACTCTGTGAAAATGTGTCTAGACCTTTGGACATAAAATCTGTATTTTCGTTAATCAGACTGAAACGTCTTCAGGAATTAGATCTTTCCGGTTGCAATAGAATTACCGATGTTAGTTTAAAACACGCATTTGCTTTTCCAGAATTGAGAATCTTAAATTTGAGTCAATGTCAACAG GTGACGCATGTGGGACTAGATTATTTATCCAGGAACAATCCTGCAATCGAAGATTTGAATCTGAATCAATGTCATAATATATCAGACATTGGAATATCGTACCTAGCTCAGAGATTACATAGATTAAAACGGCTTCTTATACAA GCATGCTCACAGCTTACAGATCATACCCTTGATTCTATTAAAGCGTATTGCAAAAGTCTTCATTATTTGGACACTCGTTATTGTCGTGGAATGACCGTGGCTGGTCTCGAAAGTTTGACGCATCTTATTATGTACGTGGATTGGATAAAATACATCGACGAGATCGTTTCACCTGAAAGCGAGGTACTTCCACCACCAGCTCCACCATTACCGTCATTACCTTCTTTACCATAG
- the LOC116433650 gene encoding uncharacterized protein LOC116433650 isoform X4 encodes MSVTSSKRYESFNLPINARCSILMTLSFLFFVIVTYKYQMIIHILSYLPTSDRMSARLVNHSWREASLAMKFVDREALVLGRPRADNLCQVMEILQHSTRPFYHFIFREVELKINMPIWDQYGPHMKSLVLFGCDLSEKTLVEILKCCSSLKVLRISACRECLMSGKLLEDENDIKELSETLKNLHELNLDYNRFLSDALFNRLISICSNLESLNLMGCQISFHSGLYKKFYPQNSKTLPEASNSVLTFLNTLQYLKHQAYRLKHLNFGYTLIDGTALATLSSIEDLKLESLMLQGCYQLTIEGIRGLTEHQKCLKVLDISFCVRITDASLLCICKNLTKLEVFRIKRCRAVTDTGVQYIRLLRNLKELDISEDEQLTGDCITHGLCFNQKTDDSGIEENIELGNINFKSIGEYYDIEKTVQKKTMQIFSANALHLHEESIECICRSFPNLRVLELSYCCSGVTDKTIQMVFKELVHLQTLKISHCKKVSDVGLTGMGAGNHDERVENVQVVYKPEFTENRLRISLRSRAEEEIVRDANRKREVMKLCENVSRPLDIKSVFSLIRLKRLQELDLSGCNRITDVSLKHAFAFPELRILNLSQCQQVTHVGLDYLSRNNPAIEDLNLNQCHNISDIGISYLAQRLHRLKRLLIQFISL; translated from the exons ATGTCAGTGACAAGCAGTAAACGATACGAATCGTTTAACCTACCTATCAACGCTCGATGTTCTATTTTGATgacactttcatttttattctttgtCATCGTTACTTATAAATATCaa atgattatacatatattatcgTACCTACCTACATCCGATAGGATGTCAGCAAGACTAGTCAATCACTCTTGGAGAGAGGCATCGCTCGCTATGAAATTTGTGGATCGAGAAGCATTAGTCCTTGGTCGACCACGCGCAGACAATTTATGTCAAGTAATGGAGATATTGCAACATTCTACACGACCATTTTATCACTTTATTTTTAGAGAAGTGGAGTTGAAAATAAACATGCCAATCTGGGATCAGTATGGACCCCATATGAAAAGTCTCGTATTGTTTGGCTGTGATTTAAGTGAGAAGACGCTTGTGGAGATTCTTAAATGCTGCAGTTCCTTGAAAGTGTTGCGTATAAGTGCCTGTAGAGAATGCTTGATGTCTGGTAAACTTTTGGAGGATGAAAATGACATAAAGGAACTCtctgaaacattaaaaaaccTACATGAACTTAATCTCGATTACAATAGATTTTTGAGCGATGCTTTATTTAACAGATTAATCTCCATCTGCTCGAACTTGGAATCCTTAAATCTTATGGGTTGTCAAATATCTTTTCACAGTGGATTGTACAAAAAGTTTTATCCTCAAAACTCAAAAACATTACCAGAAGCTTCAAACTCTGTTCTGACGTTTCTCAACACTTTACAGTACCTTAAACATCAAGCGTACAGATTGAAGCACTTGAATTTTGGATATACTCTAATAGATGGAACTGCTTTGGCCACTCTGTCATCTATAGAAGATTTAAAACTGGAATCATTAATGTTGCAAGGCTGTTATCAATTGACTATAGAAGGCATCAGGGGTCTAACTGAACATCAAAAATGTTTGAAGGTCCTTGATATTAGTTTCTGTGTAAGAATCACGGATGCTAGTTTACTTTGCATTTGCAAAAATCTGACAAAGTTAGAAGTATTCAGAATAAAAAGATGTCGTGCAGTCACCGACACAGGTGTACAGTATATTAGACTATTGAGAAACTTGAAGGAACTTGATATCTCGGAAGATGAACAGCTCACCGGAGATTGCATTACTCACGGACTTTGTTTCAATCAGAAAACAGATGACAGTGGTATTGAGGAAAACATCGAAttaggaaatataaatttcaaatctaTAGGCGAATATTATGATATTGAAAAGACTGTACAAAAGAAGACCATGCAGATATTCTCTGCAAATGCATTACACCTTCACGAAGAATCGATCGAATGTATATGCCGGTCGTTTCCTAATTTAAGAGTACTCGAGCTTAGTTACTGTTGCAGCGGTGTTACGGATAAAACGATACAG ATGGTATTTAAGGAACTTGTACATTtgcaaacattaaaaataagcCATTGCAAGAAGGTCAGTGATGTCGGCTTAACGGGTATGGGTGCTGGTAACCATGATGAACGAGTCGAAAACGTACAAGTTGTATATAAACCAGAATTTACAGAAAACAGATTGAGAATTAGTTTACGATCAAGGGCCGAAGAAGAAATAGTACGGGACGCAAATCGAAAACGGGAAGTAATGAAACTCTGTGAAAATGTGTCTAGACCTTTGGACATAAAATCTGTATTTTCGTTAATCAGACTGAAACGTCTTCAGGAATTAGATCTTTCCGGTTGCAATAGAATTACCGATGTTAGTTTAAAACACGCATTTGCTTTTCCAGAATTGAGAATCTTAAATTTGAGTCAATGTCAACAG GTGACGCATGTGGGACTAGATTATTTATCCAGGAACAATCCTGCAATCGAAGATTTGAATCTGAATCAATGTCATAATATATCAGACATTGGAATATCGTACCTAGCTCAGAGATTACATAGATTAAAACGGCTTCTTATACAA TTTATTTCTTTGTAG
- the LOC116433650 gene encoding uncharacterized protein LOC116433650 isoform X3 yields the protein MIIHILSYLPTSDRMSARLVNHSWREASLAMKFVDREALVLGRPRADNLCQVMEILQHSTRPFYHFIFREVELKINMPIWDQYGPHMKSLVLFGCDLSEKTLVEILKCCSSLKVLRISACRECLMSGKLLEDENDIKELSETLKNLHELNLDYNRFLSDALFNRLISICSNLESLNLMGCQISFHSGLYKKFYPQNSKTLPEASNSVLTFLNTLQYLKHQAYRLKHLNFGYTLIDGTALATLSSIEDLKLESLMLQGCYQLTIEGIRGLTEHQKCLKVLDISFCVRITDASLLCICKNLTKLEVFRIKRCRAVTDTGVQYIRLLRNLKELDISEDEQLTGDCITHGLCFNQKTDDSGIEENIELGNINFKSIGEYYDIEKTVQKKTMQIFSANALHLHEESIECICRSFPNLRVLELSYCCSGVTDKTIQMVFKELVHLQTLKISHCKKVSDVGLTGMGAGNHDERVENVQVVYKPEFTENRLRISLRSRAEEEIVRDANRKREVMKLCENVSRPLDIKSVFSLIRLKRLQELDLSGCNRITDVSLKHAFAFPELRILNLSQCQQVTHVGLDYLSRNNPAIEDLNLNQCHNISDIGISYLAQRLHRLKRLLIQACSQLTDHTLDSIKAYCKSLHYLDTRYCRGMTVAGLESLTHLIMYVDWIKYIDEIVSPESEVLPPPAPPLPSLPSLP from the exons atgattatacatatattatcgTACCTACCTACATCCGATAGGATGTCAGCAAGACTAGTCAATCACTCTTGGAGAGAGGCATCGCTCGCTATGAAATTTGTGGATCGAGAAGCATTAGTCCTTGGTCGACCACGCGCAGACAATTTATGTCAAGTAATGGAGATATTGCAACATTCTACACGACCATTTTATCACTTTATTTTTAGAGAAGTGGAGTTGAAAATAAACATGCCAATCTGGGATCAGTATGGACCCCATATGAAAAGTCTCGTATTGTTTGGCTGTGATTTAAGTGAGAAGACGCTTGTGGAGATTCTTAAATGCTGCAGTTCCTTGAAAGTGTTGCGTATAAGTGCCTGTAGAGAATGCTTGATGTCTGGTAAACTTTTGGAGGATGAAAATGACATAAAGGAACTCtctgaaacattaaaaaaccTACATGAACTTAATCTCGATTACAATAGATTTTTGAGCGATGCTTTATTTAACAGATTAATCTCCATCTGCTCGAACTTGGAATCCTTAAATCTTATGGGTTGTCAAATATCTTTTCACAGTGGATTGTACAAAAAGTTTTATCCTCAAAACTCAAAAACATTACCAGAAGCTTCAAACTCTGTTCTGACGTTTCTCAACACTTTACAGTACCTTAAACATCAAGCGTACAGATTGAAGCACTTGAATTTTGGATATACTCTAATAGATGGAACTGCTTTGGCCACTCTGTCATCTATAGAAGATTTAAAACTGGAATCATTAATGTTGCAAGGCTGTTATCAATTGACTATAGAAGGCATCAGGGGTCTAACTGAACATCAAAAATGTTTGAAGGTCCTTGATATTAGTTTCTGTGTAAGAATCACGGATGCTAGTTTACTTTGCATTTGCAAAAATCTGACAAAGTTAGAAGTATTCAGAATAAAAAGATGTCGTGCAGTCACCGACACAGGTGTACAGTATATTAGACTATTGAGAAACTTGAAGGAACTTGATATCTCGGAAGATGAACAGCTCACCGGAGATTGCATTACTCACGGACTTTGTTTCAATCAGAAAACAGATGACAGTGGTATTGAGGAAAACATCGAAttaggaaatataaatttcaaatctaTAGGCGAATATTATGATATTGAAAAGACTGTACAAAAGAAGACCATGCAGATATTCTCTGCAAATGCATTACACCTTCACGAAGAATCGATCGAATGTATATGCCGGTCGTTTCCTAATTTAAGAGTACTCGAGCTTAGTTACTGTTGCAGCGGTGTTACGGATAAAACGATACAG ATGGTATTTAAGGAACTTGTACATTtgcaaacattaaaaataagcCATTGCAAGAAGGTCAGTGATGTCGGCTTAACGGGTATGGGTGCTGGTAACCATGATGAACGAGTCGAAAACGTACAAGTTGTATATAAACCAGAATTTACAGAAAACAGATTGAGAATTAGTTTACGATCAAGGGCCGAAGAAGAAATAGTACGGGACGCAAATCGAAAACGGGAAGTAATGAAACTCTGTGAAAATGTGTCTAGACCTTTGGACATAAAATCTGTATTTTCGTTAATCAGACTGAAACGTCTTCAGGAATTAGATCTTTCCGGTTGCAATAGAATTACCGATGTTAGTTTAAAACACGCATTTGCTTTTCCAGAATTGAGAATCTTAAATTTGAGTCAATGTCAACAG GTGACGCATGTGGGACTAGATTATTTATCCAGGAACAATCCTGCAATCGAAGATTTGAATCTGAATCAATGTCATAATATATCAGACATTGGAATATCGTACCTAGCTCAGAGATTACATAGATTAAAACGGCTTCTTATACAA GCATGCTCACAGCTTACAGATCATACCCTTGATTCTATTAAAGCGTATTGCAAAAGTCTTCATTATTTGGACACTCGTTATTGTCGTGGAATGACCGTGGCTGGTCTCGAAAGTTTGACGCATCTTATTATGTACGTGGATTGGATAAAATACATCGACGAGATCGTTTCACCTGAAAGCGAGGTACTTCCACCACCAGCTCCACCATTACCGTCATTACCTTCTTTACCATAG